The Burkholderiales bacterium genome window below encodes:
- the cueR gene encoding Cu(I)-responsive transcriptional regulator: MELQQLLNVGQAARLSGVSAKMIRHYESLGLLPKVRRTGSGYRQYSMNEVHTLRFIRRARGLGFGIAEIATLLGLWQNRRRASAEVKRRALAHAAELASRIAELSEMKRTLERLAAHCHGDDRPECPILDDLSAEDARSPQSRTRAHGGPRARFA; this comes from the coding sequence ATGGAGCTGCAGCAATTGCTGAACGTCGGGCAGGCCGCCAGACTCTCGGGCGTGTCGGCCAAGATGATCCGGCACTACGAGTCGCTCGGGCTGCTACCCAAGGTGCGCCGCACCGGGTCAGGGTACCGCCAGTACTCGATGAACGAAGTGCACACGCTGCGCTTCATTCGCCGCGCGCGCGGCCTCGGCTTCGGCATCGCGGAAATCGCTACCCTGCTCGGGCTATGGCAGAACCGGCGCCGCGCGAGCGCGGAGGTCAAGCGGCGCGCGCTGGCCCATGCGGCGGAACTGGCATCGAGAATCGCAGAGCTGTCCGAGATGAAGAGAACGCTGGAGCGGCTCGCGGCGCACTGTCACGGTGACGATCGCCCCGAGTGCCCGATCCTCGACGACCTCTCTGCGGAGGACGCACGATCGCCACAGTCCCGGACCAGGGCTCATGGCGGGCCGCGGGCGCGCTTTGCCTGA
- a CDS encoding DUF4396 domain-containing protein translates to MNLNDLHSHSGDHGSAHHGQRARESHHGPHASTGSLNRLALSATLHCLTGCSIGEILGMVIGTALGWDNGATIALAVALAFLFGYLLTMIPLLRAGLAFKRAIGLALAADTASITVMEIVDNAIMLAIPGAMDAPLGSRLFWGSLACALLVAGIAAYPVNRWLLTRGRGHAVVHQYH, encoded by the coding sequence ATGAACCTGAACGACCTGCACTCCCATTCCGGAGACCATGGATCCGCGCATCACGGCCAGCGTGCCCGGGAGTCGCATCACGGGCCGCACGCTTCCACCGGCTCGCTCAACCGTCTGGCGCTTTCGGCGACACTGCACTGCCTGACCGGCTGCAGCATCGGCGAGATTCTCGGCATGGTGATCGGCACCGCGCTGGGCTGGGACAACGGCGCAACGATTGCGCTCGCCGTTGCGCTTGCGTTTCTATTCGGTTACCTGCTCACCATGATCCCGCTGCTGCGTGCGGGCCTTGCTTTCAAGCGTGCGATCGGCCTGGCGCTCGCGGCCGACACCGCCTCAATCACCGTCATGGAAATCGTGGACAATGCGATCATGCTGGCGATTCCCGGCGCGATGGATGCCCCGCTCGGCTCCAGGCTGTTCTGGGGCAGTCTTGCCTGTGCGCTGCTCGTCGCCGGCATCGCGGCCTACCCGGTCAATCGCTGGCTGCTGACCCGCGGCCGGGGTCACGCGGTCGTGCATCAGTACCATTGA
- a CDS encoding histidine phosphatase family protein has product MDLILWRHADAEDGTPDLARKLTPKGVQQARAMAEWLRARVPRKVRMIVSPAQRARQTADALSEDYEVQREIGPDAAYPAILAAAGWPDAGRAVIVVGHQPTLGQTAAFLLSGVAREWSIKKGAVWWLSNRVRGEEAQIVLRAVIAPELL; this is encoded by the coding sequence ATGGACCTCATTCTTTGGCGACACGCCGATGCCGAGGACGGCACACCCGATCTCGCGCGCAAGCTGACCCCCAAGGGTGTGCAGCAGGCAAGAGCAATGGCCGAGTGGCTGCGTGCCAGAGTGCCGCGCAAGGTGCGCATGATCGTGAGCCCGGCGCAGCGCGCGAGGCAGACCGCCGACGCCCTGAGCGAGGACTATGAAGTGCAGCGTGAAATCGGTCCCGATGCCGCCTATCCCGCAATCCTGGCGGCAGCTGGTTGGCCGGACGCGGGGCGCGCCGTGATCGTCGTCGGCCATCAGCCGACGCTCGGGCAGACCGCGGCCTTCCTGCTCTCGGGCGTTGCGCGCGAGTGGAGCATCAAGAAGGGCGCAGTGTGGTGGCTCAGCAACCGCGTGCGCGGCGAGGAAGCGCAGATCGTCCTGCGCGCGGTGATCGCACCCGAGCTGCTCTGA
- a CDS encoding CHAD domain-containing protein yields MAAQQEIELKLGVAPERANDVWKSAAIRPWLRSPPASRTVFSAYYDTPGFELCRRGAAIRLRCEAGRWIQTVKIGAAAVGGLHEHREVDSEVASQALDFSALVEAGLGELIAREEDRSRLAVVFTTRFRRRRATIEPAPGLRIEIAVDRGEIRAGSRRAPISEIELELKAGEPRALFALARELLRDLPLRLENTTKAQRGYRLANGKAVQPVKAAPIELSVHGTVDAAFATVATACLRQLQANEAGVLRSRDPEYIHQARVALRRLRAAFGVFSRAVPKSAFRQPIAALKTLAALLGQARDWDVFLTQTLPQAQVGAQIDLTGVRRRALRARSAARRAARAAIEALSYTELMLDLALALRCDVWQQRRTEEHRACARMPLVAFARKVLERRQRKLLERGAVLESADAAALHRLRIDAKKLRYGCEFFASLFPGSKTQGYIERLADLQDALGRINDAASAVRLVDALCEHAGGVKHAALGYLRSHCAADMQEQLRPLKRAWERFSRAAVFW; encoded by the coding sequence ATGGCCGCGCAGCAGGAGATCGAACTCAAGCTCGGTGTCGCCCCGGAGCGGGCCAACGATGTCTGGAAAAGCGCGGCGATCCGGCCTTGGCTGCGTTCGCCTCCCGCCAGCCGCACCGTTTTCTCCGCCTACTACGATACGCCCGGCTTCGAGTTGTGCCGGCGTGGCGCTGCGATCCGCTTGCGGTGCGAGGCGGGCCGGTGGATCCAGACCGTCAAGATCGGCGCGGCGGCCGTCGGCGGCCTGCACGAGCATCGCGAGGTCGACAGCGAAGTCGCGTCGCAAGCTCTCGACTTCTCCGCTCTGGTCGAGGCCGGCCTGGGCGAGCTGATCGCACGCGAAGAGGACCGAAGCCGCCTCGCGGTGGTTTTCACAACCCGCTTCCGGCGCCGGCGCGCGACCATCGAACCCGCGCCCGGCCTGCGCATCGAAATCGCGGTGGACCGCGGCGAAATCCGGGCGGGGTCGCGGCGCGCGCCGATCTCGGAAATCGAACTGGAGCTCAAGGCCGGCGAGCCGCGGGCCTTGTTCGCGCTGGCGCGCGAGCTGCTGCGCGACCTGCCCCTGCGGCTGGAAAACACCACCAAGGCGCAGCGCGGCTACCGTCTCGCAAATGGCAAGGCGGTCCAACCGGTCAAGGCCGCGCCGATCGAGCTGTCCGTCCACGGCACCGTGGATGCGGCGTTCGCAACGGTGGCGACCGCGTGCCTGCGACAGCTCCAGGCCAACGAAGCCGGCGTCCTGCGCTCGAGAGATCCGGAATACATACACCAGGCGAGGGTAGCGCTGCGCCGATTGCGCGCAGCGTTCGGCGTTTTTTCGCGCGCCGTGCCCAAGTCGGCGTTCCGGCAGCCGATTGCCGCGCTGAAGACTCTGGCGGCGCTGCTGGGACAAGCTCGCGACTGGGATGTCTTCCTGACGCAGACGCTGCCGCAGGCGCAGGTCGGGGCGCAGATCGATCTGACCGGTGTCCGGCGTCGCGCCCTGCGCGCGCGCTCCGCCGCGCGCCGCGCCGCCCGTGCCGCGATCGAGGCCCTTTCCTACACGGAGCTGATGCTCGATCTGGCGCTGGCACTGCGCTGCGACGTCTGGCAGCAGCGCCGGACCGAGGAACACCGGGCCTGTGCGCGCATGCCGCTCGTCGCGTTTGCCCGCAAGGTGCTGGAGCGCAGACAGCGCAAGCTGCTCGAGCGCGGCGCGGTGCTGGAGTCCGCCGACGCGGCCGCGCTGCACCGACTGCGAATCGACGCCAAGAAACTGCGTTATGGCTGTGAGTTTTTCGCCTCGCTGTTTCCCGGGAGCAAGACGCAAGGCTACATCGAGCGACTGGCCGATCTTCAGGACGCGCTCGGCCGCATCAACGACGCGGCCAGCGCCGTTCGGCTGGTCGATGCTCTCTGCGAACACGCAGGCGGCGTGAAGCATGCCGCACTGGGTTATCTGCGCAGCCACTGCGCGGCTGACATGCAGGAACAGCTCAGACCATTGAAGCGGGCCTGGGAGCGCTTCAGTCGCGCCGCGGTCTTCTGGTAG
- the ppk1 gene encoding polyphosphate kinase 1, translating into MTNKMIFNKAESPDRLTGPVVDKAARKKAALAGSKSRKSRAVDPGHLLNRELSQLEFNRRVLAQAEDRDVPLLERLRFLCIVSNNLDEFFEIRVAGLKAQIDLGVEASGPDGASPVQVFRQVSAAAHDLVAHQYRLWNEQLLPQLAGAGIHFLRRRDWTEAQRAWIKNYFLREIMPVMTPIGLDPAHPFPRILNKSLNFAVQLSGKDAFGRNSGIALVQAPRVLPRVIRLPLEIAGVEYGFVFLSSIIHAHVGELFSGMQVQGCYQFRVTRNSDLFVDEEEVKNLRIALQGELPQRHFGDAVRLEVADLCSREISDFLLQQFNLGPDDLYRVNGPVNLVRLMQIPDLVDRTELKFAPFIPGLPEPLDEEGDIFEAMRRNDILLHHPFQSFKPVVSFIQQAAADPQVVAIKQTVYRTGVNSELMQVLIDAAKSGKEVTVVVELLARFDEEANLVWAQRLEEVGAHVVYGVVGHKTHAKMAMVVRREEGGLKRYVHLGTGNYHSRTATLYTDFGLFTCNEQVCADVNDIFMQLTGLGKATRLTHLWQSPFTLHLRILEAIRKEAEAARAGQPAQIIAKMNALLEPEIIAALYAASQAGVQIDLIVRGVCALRPGLPGLSENIRVRSIVGRFLEHERAFYFRSTDTVCLASADWMDRNFFRRIEVCFPVLDPRLKKRVLDEALRIYLADNMQAWDMDANGQYHRRHPGRAKPVAAQLALLESLSAHPGAAAN; encoded by the coding sequence ATGACGAACAAGATGATCTTCAACAAGGCGGAGTCGCCGGATCGGCTCACGGGGCCGGTGGTCGACAAGGCGGCCCGCAAGAAGGCCGCGCTCGCCGGATCGAAGTCGCGCAAATCGCGCGCGGTCGATCCGGGCCATCTGCTCAACCGCGAGCTCTCGCAGCTCGAATTCAACCGGCGTGTGCTGGCGCAGGCCGAAGACCGGGACGTGCCCCTGCTCGAGCGGCTGCGCTTCCTTTGCATCGTCTCCAACAATCTCGACGAGTTCTTCGAAATCCGGGTGGCGGGGCTGAAGGCGCAGATCGACCTGGGCGTGGAAGCTTCCGGGCCGGACGGTGCCTCGCCGGTCCAGGTGTTCCGCCAGGTTTCGGCGGCGGCCCACGATCTGGTGGCGCACCAGTACCGGCTCTGGAACGAACAGTTGCTCCCGCAACTGGCCGGCGCCGGCATCCACTTCCTGCGCCGCCGCGACTGGACCGAGGCGCAGCGCGCTTGGATCAAGAACTACTTCCTGCGCGAGATCATGCCGGTCATGACCCCGATCGGGCTCGACCCGGCGCATCCCTTCCCGCGCATTCTCAACAAGAGCCTGAACTTCGCCGTGCAACTCTCCGGCAAGGACGCCTTCGGTCGCAACTCCGGGATCGCGCTGGTGCAGGCTCCCCGGGTGCTGCCGCGGGTGATCCGCCTGCCCCTCGAAATCGCGGGTGTCGAGTACGGATTCGTGTTCCTGTCCTCGATCATTCACGCGCACGTCGGCGAGCTGTTCTCGGGCATGCAGGTGCAGGGCTGCTACCAGTTCCGCGTGACGCGCAATTCGGACCTGTTCGTCGACGAAGAAGAAGTCAAGAACCTGCGCATCGCGCTGCAGGGCGAGCTGCCGCAACGTCACTTCGGCGACGCGGTGCGGCTGGAAGTAGCCGATCTGTGCTCCCGGGAGATTTCCGATTTCCTGCTGCAGCAGTTCAATCTGGGCCCGGACGATCTGTACCGCGTGAACGGCCCGGTGAACTTGGTGCGGCTGATGCAGATCCCCGATCTGGTCGATCGAACCGAGCTGAAGTTCGCGCCCTTCATTCCGGGCCTGCCCGAGCCGCTAGACGAGGAGGGCGACATCTTCGAAGCGATGCGCAGGAACGACATTCTCCTGCACCACCCGTTCCAGTCGTTCAAGCCGGTGGTTAGTTTCATCCAGCAGGCCGCGGCCGATCCGCAGGTCGTGGCGATCAAGCAGACGGTCTATCGCACCGGCGTCAATTCCGAGCTGATGCAGGTGCTGATCGACGCAGCCAAGAGCGGCAAGGAAGTCACTGTGGTTGTGGAGCTGCTGGCGCGCTTCGACGAAGAGGCGAACCTGGTCTGGGCCCAGCGGCTGGAGGAAGTCGGTGCGCACGTGGTCTACGGCGTGGTCGGGCACAAGACGCACGCCAAGATGGCGATGGTGGTACGCCGCGAGGAAGGCGGCCTGAAACGCTACGTGCACCTGGGCACTGGCAACTATCACTCGCGCACGGCGACGCTCTACACCGACTTCGGCCTGTTCACCTGCAACGAACAGGTGTGCGCAGACGTCAACGATATCTTCATGCAGCTCACCGGTCTGGGCAAGGCCACGCGGCTCACCCACTTGTGGCAGTCGCCGTTCACCTTGCACTTGCGCATTCTCGAGGCGATCCGCAAGGAGGCGGAGGCCGCGCGCGCCGGCCAGCCGGCGCAGATCATCGCCAAGATGAACGCACTGCTGGAGCCGGAGATCATCGCCGCGCTGTATGCGGCTTCGCAGGCGGGCGTGCAGATCGATCTGATCGTGCGCGGCGTTTGCGCGCTGCGGCCGGGGTTGCCGGGGTTGTCCGAGAACATCCGCGTGCGCTCGATCGTAGGCCGTTTCCTGGAACATGAGCGCGCCTTCTATTTCCGCAGCACGGATACCGTCTGCCTGGCCAGCGCCGACTGGATGGACCGCAATTTCTTCCGGCGCATCGAGGTCTGCTTTCCCGTGCTCGACCCCAGGCTCAAGAAGCGCGTGCTCGACGAAGCACTCAGGATCTACCTCGCCGACAACATGCAGGCCTGGGACATGGACGCCAACGGACAGTACCACCGCAGGCACCCCGGCCGTGCGAAGCCCGTCGCCGCCCAGCTCGCGCTGCTCGAGTCGCTTTCGGCGCACCCCGGCGCCGCGGCGAACTGA
- a CDS encoding oxidative damage protection protein, whose protein sequence is MARLVKCVKLGREAEGLDFPPFPGELGKRLFENVSKEAWKAWLEHQKMLVNENRLNLADPQARKYLMEQTERYFFGSGADTAAGYVPPTRR, encoded by the coding sequence ATGGCCAGATTGGTGAAGTGCGTGAAGCTCGGACGGGAAGCGGAAGGTCTCGATTTTCCCCCGTTTCCAGGCGAACTCGGCAAGCGGCTTTTCGAGAACGTCTCCAAGGAGGCGTGGAAGGCCTGGCTCGAGCACCAGAAGATGCTGGTCAACGAGAACCGGCTCAACCTCGCCGACCCGCAGGCCAGGAAATATCTGATGGAGCAGACCGAGCGCTACTTCTTCGGCTCGGGGGCGGACACCGCCGCAGGCTACGTGCCGCCCACCAGGCGCTGA
- the argA gene encoding amino-acid N-acetyltransferase, with protein sequence MQALPNENFVQWFRAAAPYIHAFRGRTFVIAFGGEVVADGRFVGLTHDLNLLASLGVKLVLAHGARPQIEHALAARGIESRYVRGVRVTDEATLACVKQANGQLRVEIEALLSMGLPNSPMAGARIRVASGNFVVARPKGVVDGVDMQYAGEVRKIDAEAIRRRLDGDELVLISPVGYSPTGETFNLTVEDVAAQVAIALHADKLIFLAEEAGLPGRDGSILRELTVTDAEALLEDAARLPAGMKQYLPFAIQACRGGTPRVHMISRHLDGALLLELFTHEGVGSMVTRDPLERLREATIEDVGGVLRLIEPLEADGTLVKRSRELLEIEIDRFVVLEHDRVIVGCAALYPFPEDGVGELACLAVHPDYRNGGAGERLLQTIESRARKTGLKKLFVLTTRASHWFVEHGFSEAPLAVLPARKQALYNYQRRSKVLAKPL encoded by the coding sequence ATGCAGGCGCTCCCCAACGAAAACTTCGTGCAATGGTTCCGCGCCGCGGCGCCTTACATTCACGCGTTCCGCGGGCGCACGTTCGTCATCGCCTTCGGCGGAGAGGTGGTGGCCGACGGCCGCTTCGTCGGTCTGACGCACGATCTGAACCTGCTGGCCAGCCTCGGCGTCAAGCTGGTCCTCGCGCATGGCGCGCGCCCGCAGATCGAGCATGCACTCGCCGCGCGCGGTATCGAGTCGCGCTACGTGCGCGGCGTGCGCGTGACGGACGAGGCCACGCTGGCCTGCGTCAAGCAGGCCAACGGCCAGTTGCGCGTGGAGATCGAGGCGCTGCTGTCCATGGGGCTGCCCAATTCGCCGATGGCTGGTGCGCGCATCCGCGTCGCCTCGGGCAACTTCGTGGTCGCCCGGCCCAAAGGCGTGGTGGACGGTGTGGACATGCAATACGCCGGTGAGGTGCGCAAGATCGACGCCGAAGCCATCCGCCGTCGGCTGGATGGCGACGAGCTGGTGCTCATTTCGCCGGTGGGCTATTCGCCCACCGGCGAGACCTTCAATCTGACGGTGGAAGACGTCGCGGCCCAGGTCGCAATCGCCCTGCACGCCGACAAGCTGATTTTCCTCGCCGAGGAAGCCGGACTGCCGGGACGCGACGGCAGCATTCTGCGCGAACTCACGGTCACTGACGCCGAGGCGCTGCTCGAAGACGCGGCACGGCTTCCGGCCGGCATGAAACAGTATCTGCCATTCGCCATCCAGGCCTGCCGGGGCGGAACCCCGCGCGTGCACATGATCAGCCGCCATCTGGACGGGGCGCTGCTGCTGGAGCTGTTCACCCACGAGGGCGTCGGGTCGATGGTCACGCGCGATCCGCTGGAGCGCCTGCGCGAGGCCACGATCGAGGACGTCGGCGGCGTCCTGCGACTGATCGAGCCGCTGGAGGCCGACGGCACGCTGGTCAAACGTTCGCGCGAACTGCTGGAAATCGAGATCGATCGCTTCGTCGTGCTGGAACACGATCGGGTGATCGTCGGCTGTGCCGCGCTCTATCCGTTTCCGGAAGACGGCGTGGGGGAGCTGGCCTGTCTTGCGGTGCATCCGGACTACCGCAACGGCGGGGCCGGCGAGCGGCTGCTGCAAACGATCGAGAGCCGCGCCAGGAAAACCGGGCTCAAGAAACTGTTCGTGCTCACTACTCGGGCTTCGCACTGGTTCGTCGAGCACGGCTTCAGCGAAGCGCCGCTTGCGGTGCTCCCCGCGCGCAAGCAGGCGCTGTACAACTACCAGCGGCGCTCCAAGGTACTCGCCAAACCCCTGTAG
- a CDS encoding 3-hydroxyacyl-CoA dehydrogenase — translation MELKNSTVIVTGGASGLGAATVEMVVAAGGNAIIADMQQATGEALAAKFGAKARFVQCDVTSEQHAKAAVDAALKHFGALHGLVNCAGIALGEKTVGKEGPHRLDSFSRVINVNLIGTFNMIRLAADAMSKLTPNAAGERGVIVNTASVAAFDGQIGQAAYAASKGGIVGMTLPIARDLSRSGIRVVTIAPGIFETAMLKGMPQEVQDSLAKQVPFPSRLGRPSEYAQLVRSIFEIEMLNGEVIRLDGAIRMAPR, via the coding sequence ATGGAACTGAAGAACAGCACTGTCATCGTCACCGGCGGCGCCTCCGGACTGGGCGCGGCCACGGTGGAAATGGTCGTCGCCGCCGGCGGCAACGCGATCATCGCCGACATGCAGCAGGCAACTGGCGAAGCGCTGGCCGCGAAGTTCGGCGCAAAGGCGCGTTTTGTCCAGTGCGACGTCACCAGCGAGCAACACGCAAAGGCAGCGGTCGACGCGGCGCTCAAGCACTTCGGCGCCCTGCACGGACTGGTGAACTGCGCCGGCATCGCGCTGGGCGAGAAAACGGTCGGAAAGGAAGGTCCGCACCGGCTCGACAGTTTCAGTCGCGTCATCAACGTCAACCTGATCGGGACCTTCAACATGATCCGGCTGGCCGCGGATGCCATGTCGAAGCTCACTCCCAACGCCGCGGGCGAGCGTGGGGTCATCGTCAATACCGCGTCGGTGGCGGCATTCGACGGGCAGATCGGACAAGCCGCCTACGCCGCTTCGAAGGGCGGAATCGTGGGGATGACGCTGCCGATCGCACGCGACCTGTCGCGCAGCGGCATCCGCGTGGTAACCATTGCGCCCGGAATCTTCGAGACCGCGATGCTGAAGGGCATGCCGCAGGAAGTGCAGGATTCGCTCGCCAAGCAGGTGCCCTTCCCCTCGCGGCTCGGCCGGCCGTCGGAATACGCGCAGCTGGTGCGCAGCATCTTCGAGATCGAAATGCTCAACGGCGAGGTGATCCGCCTCGACGGCGCCATCCGGATGGCTCCGCGCTGA
- a CDS encoding 16S rRNA (uracil(1498)-N(3))-methyltransferase, which produces MNDGVQKKAVKPGARFFFPDTLGNGSEVRLPSGAAHHAARVLRLTIGDPLVLFNGRGGEYQARIVRLDRGEVWVKTGGYTEPQRESPIESILAQGVCSGDRMDLTLQKSVELGVSGIQPLMTERSVVRLTAERAARRAEHWQNLVVSACEQCGRNTVPRVAALLKLEDWLARLPVAAPRGELRLLLSPTAEVSFKVLPKAPARVLLLVGPEGGLSGAEVAAALGRGFLPVRLGPRILRTETAALAALAGIQALWGDF; this is translated from the coding sequence ATGAACGATGGCGTGCAAAAGAAAGCGGTCAAGCCCGGCGCCCGTTTCTTTTTCCCGGACACGCTGGGCAACGGTTCGGAAGTGCGCCTGCCCTCCGGCGCCGCGCATCACGCCGCACGGGTTCTGCGCCTGACCATCGGTGACCCGCTGGTGCTGTTCAACGGGCGTGGCGGCGAGTACCAGGCGCGCATCGTCCGCCTCGACCGCGGCGAAGTCTGGGTCAAGACCGGCGGTTACACCGAGCCACAGCGTGAATCGCCGATCGAGTCGATTCTGGCGCAAGGCGTCTGCAGCGGAGATCGCATGGATCTGACCCTGCAGAAGTCCGTCGAGCTGGGGGTGAGCGGCATTCAGCCGCTGATGACCGAGCGCAGCGTCGTGCGCCTTACTGCAGAGCGGGCCGCGCGCCGCGCCGAGCACTGGCAGAACCTGGTCGTGTCCGCTTGCGAGCAGTGCGGGCGAAACACCGTTCCGCGAGTGGCCGCGTTGCTGAAGCTCGAAGACTGGCTGGCGCGGCTGCCGGTGGCGGCGCCGCGCGGCGAACTGCGCTTGCTGTTGTCGCCGACCGCGGAGGTTTCGTTCAAGGTCCTGCCCAAGGCTCCCGCTCGCGTGCTGCTGCTCGTCGGTCCGGAAGGCGGTCTGTCGGGCGCGGAAGTGGCAGCCGCGCTCGGCCGCGGCTTCCTGCCCGTTCGGCTGGGGCCGCGCATCCTGCGCACCGAAACCGCAGCGCTCGCCGCGCTAGCCGGCATCCAGGCCCTGTGGGGCGACTTTTAG
- a CDS encoding thioredoxin family protein → MAAQTPVCDFGWKARDFDLPGTDGRRYSLSDVRGPNGLLLMFICNHCPYVKAVRERIIRDCKDLAALGVGCVAISSNDPEDYPEDSFENMRQVARQFAYPFPYLYDETQEIARAYGAVCTPDFFGFNKDLELQYRGRLDASRTAPVPDARRELHEAMVQIARSGKGPSQQIPSMGCSIKWKRS, encoded by the coding sequence ATGGCGGCGCAGACCCCGGTGTGCGACTTTGGCTGGAAGGCGCGCGATTTCGATCTGCCCGGTACCGACGGCCGCCGCTACAGCTTGTCGGACGTGCGCGGCCCCAACGGCCTGCTGTTGATGTTCATCTGCAACCACTGTCCCTACGTCAAGGCCGTGCGCGAACGCATCATTCGCGACTGCAAGGACCTCGCTGCCCTTGGCGTGGGTTGCGTGGCGATCAGTTCGAATGACCCGGAGGATTATCCCGAGGACTCGTTCGAGAACATGAGGCAGGTGGCGCGGCAGTTTGCCTACCCGTTCCCCTATCTGTACGACGAGACCCAGGAGATTGCCCGCGCCTACGGGGCAGTGTGCACGCCGGATTTCTTCGGGTTCAACAAGGATCTGGAGCTTCAGTACCGCGGGCGCCTCGACGCCTCGCGCACCGCGCCGGTGCCCGATGCCCGGCGTGAGCTCCATGAGGCGATGGTGCAGATCGCACGCAGCGGCAAGGGACCGTCGCAACAGATCCCTTCGATGGGCTGTTCGATCAAATGGAAGCGGTCCTGA
- a CDS encoding inositol monophosphatase family protein produces the protein MEAVLTQSSAVLERVIEVVRRVASDEIMPRYLKVAHQRKSDGSLFTEADLAAQDALSRMLPQILPGPIVAEEMTQQQQVERWVGGAEGLWCVDPIDGTSNFVNGLPYFAVSVARMRNGRSVLGVVYDPVADEVFYAQRGAGSYLNGERLPIKTQIPELRNAMAQVDFKRLPRTLRAALAAAPPYSFQRNFGASTLEWCYVAAGRFDVYLHGGQKLWDYAAGSLILEEAGGYMATLEHDDFWAGRLWERSVLAARERTLFEAWARWVRAHV, from the coding sequence ATGGAAGCGGTCCTGACGCAATCTTCCGCCGTTCTGGAGCGTGTGATCGAGGTGGTTCGCAGGGTTGCTTCCGACGAAATCATGCCGCGTTATCTGAAGGTGGCGCATCAGCGCAAGTCGGACGGCAGTCTGTTCACCGAAGCGGACCTGGCGGCGCAGGATGCGCTGTCCCGCATGCTGCCGCAGATCCTGCCGGGGCCGATAGTGGCAGAGGAGATGACCCAGCAGCAGCAGGTCGAGCGCTGGGTCGGTGGCGCCGAGGGCCTGTGGTGTGTCGATCCGATCGACGGGACTTCCAATTTTGTCAACGGCCTGCCGTACTTCGCGGTGTCGGTGGCGCGGATGCGCAACGGCCGCAGCGTGCTCGGCGTGGTCTACGACCCGGTGGCCGACGAGGTGTTCTACGCGCAACGCGGAGCGGGGTCCTATCTCAACGGAGAGCGGCTGCCGATCAAGACGCAGATTCCGGAGCTGCGCAACGCGATGGCCCAGGTCGATTTCAAGCGCCTGCCGCGCACCCTGCGCGCCGCGCTGGCTGCCGCACCACCTTACTCATTCCAGCGCAACTTCGGCGCCAGCACGCTCGAATGGTGCTATGTCGCCGCCGGGCGCTTCGACGTCTATCTTCACGGCGGCCAGAAACTGTGGGATTACGCGGCCGGGTCGCTCATCCTCGAAGAGGCGGGGGGATACATGGCCACGCTGGAGCACGATGACTTCTGGGCCGGTCGCCTTTGGGAGCGCTCGGTCCTAGCCGCACGCGAGCGGACGCTGTTCGAGGCGTGGGCCCGGTGGGTTCGCGCTCATGTATAG